ATCTTGGCCGCCTTGTGATCGGCGGTAAGAAGCTGATCACCGCGCGCAGCTTTCGGAATCGCGTTCTTCCGCTTCGCTCCAGTGCAATTCCGAACAAGACGCTGCCACTGCGCGCTGTCAGCTTCTAAGCCTTCCGATCAAGGGCTGAGTCCGGTCTTCGTCTGGAAGGGGGGAAGAAATCGTCTTCGAAGGAAGAGCGGTGTTGGGATGGCTAAAGCCTCCCAAGGCCCTTTATGGTTATCGGAAAACCAAAAATCAAAACCTTCCACCTACATCGAACAGTATCTTACAACGCCGATCAATTGATACCGGACCTTAGAGCCTGTCCTGCGCGGCGCAGCGTGGCCCGACCGCAGTCTGTTTCAACAGACAGATCCTGTCGGGCAGTGAAGCCGTGTACAGGCTCTTGGGTCCGGTATCAGGCTCACAGCCCAAAAGGCGCTTTTTGCCTCCTTTTTGCCGCCCCGCAAAAAGCAGGTCGCCGTAAAGGCGAAACCTTTGCAACAATGCCGTTTGCCCCTTCACTGCGAATGCACGCAGTAAATCCATAAGAAAAAAACTCCTTCCCATCTTTTCCACCCCGTAATTAGCTTCCCAACCTTTCGATCAAAGCCAGTTTCGGTCTTCGTTTTCAAACAGAGCCGGGCAATTGATAATGAACCTTAGAGCCTGTCCCGCGCGGCGCAACGCACGCAACTCAATAAATTACGGCTCAATTCCATTCTTCATATTCTCAACCACAACCCGTATCAGAACCGCAAATCCCAGAATTAATCCGAGGGTTGCAGCTTCTCGTGTCCAAAGTGCCCAGAGAAATACGATGGTAATTATGAAAATGAAAATGAACTTGGTCCATTTGGCCCAGTTCCAGGGGGCAGCGATCCAGTCTTTCTCCCACTCGATGCCCGCTTTCACGAACCGGAACCAACGGTTGTCAGGCGGTTCGTCCATGTTCAGGCTGAGAAAACCTGTTGCGCAAAGAATGATCGTGGCAGTCAGGAAGAGCGGGCTGTGGAACAGGAGCGTCAGACAAAAAAGGATAAGAGCCGCGAACTGTAAACTCCAGTTCCACGGGAGGCGGTGGCGTTCAAGCGCAAGTTTTGCCAGGTCAGCCGGTGTGACGTTCATGAGTCTTCCTTGTGTGACAGTATAAAAAGGCAGGTCGAGATTGCAACCTTTTCAGGGATTTTGTAAACCCGTGTCTGGAGGACATAATGGATATCAATCTTATTTCTCGGGCTGTTGCCGAACTCGGTGAATGCCTGCGTGTGGAAGACAACTATCTCGCCACTGCCGAATCCTGCACGGGTGGGTTGCTGGCGAGCACCCTAACCGACACCCCCGGCAGCTCTGAATGGTTTGCCGGGTCGGTGGTCGCCTATTCAAATACGGTCAAGACCAATTTGCTTGGAGTGTCGCCAACGGTTCTGGAAGAACATGGGGCCGTTTCCGAGCCGGTTGTTATGGCTATGGCACAGGGAGTACTCAAAGCTATGGGTGCCCACGTTTCCGTAGCTATTTCGGGTGTAGCCGGGCCGGGTGGCGGTACTCCAGACAAACCTGTCGGGACAGTCTGGATGGCATGGGCCTGGCCGTCCGGTTCTCGTGCCCGGTTATATAATTTCTCCGGGACTCGTGCGGAAATCAAGGGGCAGGCGGTCATGGCTGCGGTCAACGGCTTGCTCAGTGTGACCAGATAGTCCTTGCCTACTGATGGTACGGTCTGGCTTATTCCTTCTCGACGATA
The genomic region above belongs to uncultured Pseudodesulfovibrio sp. and contains:
- a CDS encoding CinA family protein, which encodes MDINLISRAVAELGECLRVEDNYLATAESCTGGLLASTLTDTPGSSEWFAGSVVAYSNTVKTNLLGVSPTVLEEHGAVSEPVVMAMAQGVLKAMGAHVSVAISGVAGPGGGTPDKPVGTVWMAWAWPSGSRARLYNFSGTRAEIKGQAVMAAVNGLLSVTR